Proteins encoded together in one Micromonospora auratinigra window:
- a CDS encoding sugar phosphate isomerase/epimerase family protein, protein MTSHVPVLLSSSSVFPERTAAAFQLAASLGYDGVEVMVWTDVVSQDPGALRGLADHYGVPVLSVHAPCLLVTQRVWSPDPWERLRRAAELAETLEAPTVVVHPPFTWQRDYARNFAEGLAKVEEKFTGLRFAVENMYPVRMAGRQFVPYVPGWDPTDTGYASYTLDLSHCAASHTDALAMADRMGAGLAHVHLGDGTGEGRDEHLVPGRGAQPCAELLRSLAGRGFTGSVAVEVTTRGAKSRAVREADLREALAFARANLTAPSPLNA, encoded by the coding sequence GTGACTTCACACGTGCCGGTGCTCCTGTCCAGTTCCTCGGTGTTCCCCGAGCGGACCGCGGCGGCGTTCCAGCTGGCCGCGTCGCTCGGCTACGACGGCGTCGAGGTGATGGTGTGGACCGACGTGGTGAGCCAGGACCCGGGCGCGCTGCGCGGTCTGGCCGACCACTACGGCGTCCCGGTCCTCTCTGTGCACGCGCCCTGCCTGCTGGTCACCCAGCGGGTGTGGAGCCCCGACCCGTGGGAGCGGCTGCGCCGCGCCGCCGAGCTGGCCGAGACCCTGGAGGCCCCCACGGTCGTGGTGCACCCGCCCTTCACCTGGCAGCGGGACTACGCCCGGAACTTCGCCGAAGGGCTGGCGAAGGTCGAGGAGAAGTTCACCGGGCTGCGCTTCGCGGTGGAGAACATGTACCCGGTGCGGATGGCCGGCCGGCAGTTCGTCCCGTACGTCCCCGGCTGGGATCCCACCGACACCGGCTACGCCTCGTACACCCTGGACCTGTCGCACTGTGCCGCCTCGCACACCGACGCCCTGGCGATGGCCGACCGGATGGGTGCCGGCCTGGCCCACGTGCACCTCGGGGACGGCACCGGCGAGGGGCGTGACGAGCACCTGGTGCCCGGGCGGGGCGCCCAGCCCTGCGCCGAGCTGCTCCGCTCGCTGGCCGGCCGGGGCTTCACCGGCAGCGTGGCGGTCGAGGTGACCACCCGGGGCGCCAAGTCCCGCGCCGTCCGCGAGGCCGACCTCCGCGAGGCCCTGGCCTTCGCCCGCGCCAACCTCA
- a CDS encoding Ppx/GppA phosphatase family protein: MRLGVLDVGSNTVHLLVVDAHHGAHPWPAHSEKVVLRLAEQIGPDGALTEGGADGLVKAVGMARAAADGLAADDLLAFATSAVRDATNAGEVLSRVRDETGVRLEVLSGADEARMTFLAVRRWFGWSAGRLLSMDIGGGSLELAAGIDEDPEVAISLPLGAGRLSRERLRVDPAGTLPPSAEAVEGLREYVDAQLDPVLERLAEVGWERPVATSKTFRMLARLAGAAPSGAGLWARRSLTRTGLRQVLGFIRHIPPAQLAELEGVSAGRAHQLLAGAVVAEAVLRRLDVEALDICPWALREGVILRRLDQLAPM; encoded by the coding sequence ATGCGACTGGGTGTCCTCGACGTCGGTTCGAACACGGTGCACCTGCTGGTGGTCGACGCCCACCACGGGGCGCACCCCTGGCCGGCGCACTCCGAGAAGGTGGTGCTCCGGCTGGCCGAGCAGATCGGCCCGGACGGCGCGCTCACCGAGGGCGGCGCGGACGGGCTGGTCAAGGCCGTCGGCATGGCGCGGGCGGCGGCGGACGGACTGGCCGCCGACGACCTGCTGGCCTTCGCCACCAGCGCGGTCCGCGACGCCACCAACGCCGGGGAGGTGCTGTCCCGGGTCCGCGACGAGACCGGCGTACGCCTGGAGGTGCTCTCCGGCGCGGACGAGGCGCGGATGACGTTCCTCGCCGTGCGGCGCTGGTTCGGCTGGTCCGCCGGGCGGCTGCTGAGCATGGACATCGGAGGCGGCTCGTTGGAGCTGGCCGCCGGCATCGACGAGGACCCGGAGGTGGCGATCTCGCTGCCGCTGGGCGCCGGGCGGTTGAGCCGGGAGCGGCTGCGGGTCGACCCGGCCGGCACGCTCCCCCCGTCGGCCGAGGCCGTGGAAGGTCTCCGGGAGTACGTCGACGCGCAGCTCGACCCCGTGCTGGAGCGGCTCGCCGAGGTGGGCTGGGAACGCCCGGTGGCCACCTCGAAGACGTTCCGGATGCTGGCCCGGCTGGCCGGCGCGGCCCCCTCCGGTGCGGGGCTGTGGGCGCGGCGCAGCCTGACCCGGACCGGGCTGCGGCAGGTGCTCGGGTTCATCCGGCACATCCCGCCGGCACAGCTCGCCGAGCTGGAAGGGGTGAGCGCGGGGCGGGCACACCAGCTCCTCGCCGGGGCGGTGGTGGCCGAGGCGGTGCTGCGCCGGCTCGACGTGGAGGCCCTGGACATCTGCCCGTGGGCGCTGCGGGAGGGGGTCATCCTGCGCCGGCTGGATCAGCTCGCGCCGATGTGA
- a CDS encoding TetR/AcrR family transcriptional regulator — MPASRTPAGSARDRILDTAFRLFYAYGPRGVGVDTVIAESGVAKATLYKHFPSKDDLVLAYLDKVDQAWFGALRAAARAAGDDPREQLVGMFDALVGACRREGYHGCAFINTAAESPAGGPVHARTVEHKNVVRAWVTDLARRAGAAEPELLARQLTLLLDGGLAGGVLDGDPALAEAAKRSARALVDTALD, encoded by the coding sequence ATGCCCGCGTCCCGTACGCCCGCCGGCTCCGCCCGGGACCGGATCCTGGACACCGCGTTCCGGCTCTTCTACGCGTACGGCCCGAGGGGCGTCGGGGTGGACACGGTGATCGCCGAGTCGGGGGTCGCCAAGGCAACCCTCTACAAGCACTTCCCGAGCAAGGACGACCTCGTGCTGGCGTACCTGGACAAGGTCGACCAGGCCTGGTTCGGTGCCCTGCGGGCCGCCGCCCGGGCAGCCGGCGACGACCCCCGTGAGCAGCTCGTCGGCATGTTCGACGCGCTGGTCGGCGCGTGCCGGCGGGAGGGCTACCACGGCTGCGCCTTCATCAACACCGCTGCCGAGTCGCCCGCCGGCGGCCCGGTGCACGCCCGTACCGTCGAGCACAAGAACGTGGTGCGGGCCTGGGTGACGGACCTGGCCCGGCGGGCCGGCGCGGCCGAGCCGGAGCTGCTGGCCCGCCAGCTCACCCTGCTGCTCGACGGCGGCCTGGCCGGCGGGGTGCTCGACGGCGACCCGGCGTTGGCCGAGGCCGCCAAGCGCTCCGCCCGCGCCCTGGTCGACACCGCGCTCGACTGA
- a CDS encoding NADPH-dependent F420 reductase produces MRIAVLGTGMVGRAIAARLAELGHEVVMGTRDATATRAGDWTDWATAHPQVGLAGYADATTDAELVVNATSGDGSLPALTAAGEENLAGKVLLDIANPLDFGNGFPPTLSVLNDDSLAERIQRAFPRTRVVKALNTLTADLMTHPRQLADGDHSVFVSGDDPEAKKLVSELLTSFGHTDVIDLGDITTARGTEMLLPIWLRLYGRLGTPLFNLKVIR; encoded by the coding sequence ATGCGTATCGCAGTACTGGGCACCGGCATGGTCGGCCGGGCCATCGCCGCCCGCCTCGCCGAGCTGGGACACGAGGTCGTGATGGGCACCCGCGACGCGACGGCCACCCGGGCTGGTGACTGGACCGACTGGGCCACCGCACACCCGCAGGTCGGCCTGGCCGGCTACGCCGACGCCACCACCGACGCCGAGCTGGTGGTCAACGCGACCAGCGGCGACGGCTCACTCCCCGCGCTCACCGCCGCGGGCGAGGAGAACCTGGCCGGCAAGGTCCTGCTCGACATCGCCAACCCACTCGACTTCGGCAACGGCTTCCCGCCCACTCTGTCGGTGCTCAACGACGACTCCCTGGCCGAGCGGATCCAGCGGGCCTTCCCGCGTACCCGCGTGGTGAAGGCGCTCAACACCCTGACCGCCGACCTGATGACCCACCCCCGTCAGCTCGCCGACGGCGACCACAGCGTCTTCGTCTCCGGCGACGACCCGGAGGCCAAGAAGCTGGTCAGCGAGCTGCTGACCAGCTTCGGACACACCGACGTGATCGACCTCGGCGACATCACCACCGCCCGGGGCACCGAAATGCTGCTGCCGATCTGGCTGCGCCTCTACGGCCGGCTGGGCACGCCGCTCTTCAACCTCAAGGTGATCCGCTGA
- a CDS encoding response regulator transcription factor, with translation MSRVLVVEDEESFSDALSYMLRKEGFEVSVAATGPSALTEFDRTGADIVLLDLMLPEMSGTEVCRQLRQRSHVPIIMVTARDSEIDKVVGLEIGADDYVTKPYSPRELVARIRAVLRRQTTEAGESGAPTLAAGPVRMDIERHVVTVDGAPVQLPLKEFELLELLLRNAGRVLTRGQLIDRVWGADYVGDTKTLDVHVKRLRSKVEPEPSAPRYIVTVRGLGYKFEP, from the coding sequence TTGAGCCGCGTACTGGTGGTCGAGGACGAGGAATCGTTCTCCGACGCCCTGTCCTACATGCTCCGCAAGGAGGGCTTCGAGGTCTCCGTCGCCGCGACGGGTCCCTCCGCCCTCACCGAGTTCGACCGGACCGGCGCCGACATCGTGCTGCTCGACCTGATGCTGCCGGAGATGTCGGGCACCGAGGTCTGCCGCCAGCTGCGCCAGCGCTCGCACGTCCCGATCATCATGGTCACCGCGCGGGACAGCGAGATCGACAAGGTGGTCGGCCTGGAGATCGGCGCGGACGACTACGTGACCAAGCCGTACTCGCCGCGGGAGCTGGTGGCCCGGATCCGGGCCGTGCTGCGCCGGCAGACCACCGAGGCGGGCGAGTCCGGTGCTCCGACGCTCGCCGCCGGCCCGGTCCGGATGGACATCGAACGGCACGTGGTGACCGTCGACGGCGCGCCCGTCCAGCTGCCGCTCAAGGAGTTCGAGCTGCTCGAACTGCTGCTGCGCAACGCCGGCCGGGTGCTCACCCGGGGTCAGCTCATCGACCGGGTCTGGGGCGCCGACTACGTGGGCGACACCAAGACGCTGGACGTGCACGTGAAGCGGCTCCGTTCGAAGGTCGAGCCGGAACCCTCCGCGCCGCGCTACATCGTCACGGTCCGGGGCCTGGGCTACAAGTTCGAGCCCTGA
- a CDS encoding sensor histidine kinase, producing MEWAVAVAVAAALVAGVVAGLLLSGPVRSWRSRPATSGSESSRRTAGRPPIPDDQQGGLSGLGRKTIDALRAGVVVLDADDVPVLVNPAARALGLLRTGTTPGSIAAHPLIRTLAGQVRRTGVRREIELDLPRGRDSAGVNPLGVHLRAMGLGGGYVSIEAADVTESHRLARVRRDFVANVSHELKTPIGALQLLAEALVDATEPAGEADLSEDMVAARRFAERIQHESTRLGRLVQELLELTRLQGAEPQPPPEPVSLDWVIAEVVDRTRTAASARRVEVVVDGARGLTAYGSDTQLATAVANLVENAINYSGEDTTVRVTARSTDDHVEVAVADQGIGIAPNEVDRIFERFYRADRARSRSTGGTGLGLAIVKHIAGNHGGRVDVSSTLGGGSTFTLRLPASPPDDLEATLSSAGIEAGPAELRQA from the coding sequence GTGGAATGGGCGGTGGCGGTCGCGGTGGCTGCGGCGCTGGTGGCCGGAGTGGTCGCCGGGCTGCTGCTGTCCGGACCCGTCCGGTCGTGGCGGTCGCGACCGGCGACGTCGGGGAGCGAGAGCTCCCGCCGGACTGCAGGGAGGCCCCCGATTCCCGACGACCAGCAGGGCGGGCTCTCCGGGCTCGGCCGCAAGACGATCGACGCGCTGCGCGCCGGCGTGGTGGTGCTCGACGCCGACGACGTGCCGGTGCTGGTGAACCCCGCCGCCCGCGCGCTGGGCCTGCTCCGCACCGGCACCACACCCGGCTCCATCGCGGCGCACCCGTTGATCCGTACCCTCGCCGGGCAGGTCCGCCGCACGGGCGTGCGGCGCGAGATCGAGCTGGACCTGCCCCGTGGCCGCGACAGCGCCGGGGTCAACCCGCTCGGCGTGCACCTGCGCGCCATGGGGCTCGGCGGCGGCTACGTCTCGATCGAGGCGGCCGACGTCACCGAGTCGCACCGGCTCGCCCGGGTACGGCGGGACTTCGTGGCCAACGTCAGCCACGAACTGAAGACGCCCATCGGTGCCCTGCAACTGCTCGCCGAAGCGCTGGTCGACGCCACCGAGCCGGCCGGCGAGGCGGACCTCTCCGAGGACATGGTCGCCGCCCGCCGGTTCGCCGAGCGGATCCAGCACGAGTCGACCCGGCTCGGCCGGCTGGTCCAGGAACTGCTCGAACTCACCCGCCTCCAGGGCGCCGAACCGCAGCCCCCGCCCGAGCCGGTCAGCCTGGACTGGGTGATCGCCGAGGTGGTCGACCGGACCCGGACCGCCGCGTCCGCCCGCCGGGTGGAGGTCGTGGTGGACGGTGCCCGTGGTCTCACCGCGTACGGCAGCGACACCCAGCTCGCCACCGCGGTCGCGAACCTGGTGGAGAACGCGATCAACTACTCCGGCGAGGACACCACAGTCCGGGTGACCGCCCGGAGCACCGACGACCACGTCGAGGTCGCCGTCGCCGACCAGGGCATCGGCATCGCCCCCAACGAGGTCGACCGGATCTTCGAGCGCTTCTACCGGGCCGACCGCGCCCGCTCCCGCTCGACCGGCGGCACCGGGCTCGGCCTGGCCATCGTCAAGCACATCGCCGGCAACCATGGCGGCCGGGTGGACGTGTCGAGCACTCTTGGTGGAGGGTCGACGTTCACCCTCCGGCTGCCCGCAAGTCCTCCCGACGACCTGGAGGCGACACTCTCCTCCGCTGGGATCGAGGCCGGCCCGGCCGAGCTCCGGCAGGCCTGA
- the phoU gene encoding phosphate signaling complex protein PhoU, with product MRDEFRADLQIVSQLLVDMAEGVRAAMRQATKGLLTADRTASEAVIARDAEIDELYRHVEERVCDLLARQAPVASDLRAMITALHVAADLERMGDLADHVAKTALRRHPSPAVPAELRPVFTDMARIADRMAEKIGTVLAKPDADLAAELDRDDDAMDDLHKSLFGVLLGDDWPYGVETAIDATLLGRFYERFADHAVNAGEHVVYLITGQAAPSPN from the coding sequence ATGCGCGACGAGTTCCGGGCCGACCTCCAGATCGTCAGCCAGCTGCTGGTGGACATGGCGGAGGGGGTGCGCGCCGCCATGCGCCAGGCCACCAAGGGCCTGCTGACCGCCGACCGTACGGCGTCGGAGGCCGTGATCGCGCGGGACGCCGAGATCGACGAGCTCTACCGGCACGTCGAGGAGCGGGTCTGCGACCTGCTGGCCCGGCAGGCACCCGTCGCCTCCGACCTGCGCGCCATGATCACCGCCCTGCACGTCGCCGCCGACCTGGAGCGGATGGGCGACCTGGCCGACCACGTGGCGAAGACCGCGCTGCGCCGGCACCCGTCGCCCGCCGTACCGGCCGAGCTGCGGCCCGTCTTCACCGACATGGCCCGCATCGCCGACCGGATGGCCGAGAAGATCGGCACGGTGCTGGCCAAGCCCGACGCCGACCTGGCCGCCGAGCTGGACCGGGACGACGACGCCATGGACGACCTGCACAAGAGCCTCTTCGGCGTGCTGCTCGGCGACGACTGGCCGTACGGGGTGGAGACGGCGATCGACGCGACCCTGCTGGGTCGCTTCTACGAGCGCTTCGCCGACCACGCGGTGAACGCCGGCGAGCACGTGGTCTACCTGATCACCGGCCAGGCCGCCCCCTCGCCGAACTGA
- a CDS encoding phosphoglyceromutase produces MTASEGPTVGTLVLLRHGESDWNAKNLFTGWVDVDLTAKGESEARRGGELLREHNLLPDVVHTSVMRRAIRTAELALNAADRHWIAVRRSWRLNERHYGALQGKNKKQTLDEYGEEQFMLWRRSYDTPPPPIDDNDEWSQVGDPRYALLPNELMPRTECLKDVVERMLPYWYDSIVPDILAGRTVLVAAHGNSLRALVKHLDQISDEAIAKLNIPTGIPLRYDLSPDLRPQVLGGTYLDPEAAKEAAAAVANQGR; encoded by the coding sequence ATGACTGCGAGCGAGGGGCCCACCGTCGGGACGCTGGTCCTGCTGCGGCACGGCGAGAGCGACTGGAACGCCAAGAACCTCTTCACCGGCTGGGTCGACGTCGACCTGACCGCCAAGGGTGAGAGCGAGGCGCGGCGCGGCGGTGAGCTGCTGCGCGAGCACAACCTGCTGCCGGACGTGGTGCACACCAGCGTGATGCGCCGGGCGATCCGCACCGCCGAGCTGGCGCTGAACGCCGCCGACCGGCACTGGATCGCGGTGCGCCGGTCGTGGCGGCTCAACGAGCGGCACTACGGCGCCCTGCAGGGCAAGAACAAGAAGCAGACCCTGGACGAGTACGGCGAGGAGCAGTTCATGCTCTGGCGCCGGTCGTACGACACGCCGCCGCCGCCGATCGACGACAACGACGAGTGGTCGCAGGTCGGCGACCCCCGGTACGCGCTGCTCCCGAACGAGCTGATGCCGCGTACCGAGTGCCTCAAGGACGTCGTCGAGCGGATGCTGCCGTACTGGTACGACTCGATCGTGCCGGACATCCTGGCCGGCCGGACGGTGCTGGTGGCCGCGCACGGCAACTCGCTGCGCGCGCTGGTCAAGCACCTCGACCAGATCTCCGACGAGGCGATCGCCAAGCTGAACATCCCGACCGGGATCCCGCTGCGCTACGACCTCTCCCCCGACCTGCGCCCGCAGGTCCTGGGCGGGACGTACCTGGACCCGGAGGCCGCCAAGGAGGCCGCCGCCGCGGTCGCCAACCAGGGCCGCTGA
- a CDS encoding MDR family MFS transporter, translating to MRTVRGWLRDTTGGLPRAFWYLWTGTLINRLGSFVLVFLAIYLTQARHFSAAQAGLVIGLWGVGGAVGTTVGGTLADRWGRRPTLLTAHLGAATMMLGLGLARPLWTVALGALLLGMFAEAARPAFGAMMIDVVPEKDRLRAFSLNYWAINLGFACAAVLAGFAAQAGYLLLFVVDAATTVITALIIFTRVKETRSPAAAPSVKDAAPAGALRTILTDRVFLGFVALNLLAALVFLQHISMLPIAMGDSGLSPATYGSVIALNGVLIVIGQLFVPRLIRGRSRSHVLALAALVTGVGFGLTAFAGTAWLYGLTVLIWTVGEMLNSPSNATLIAELSPAALRGRYQGVFSLSWQLAGASAPVLGGLVREHAGNTQLWLGCAALGAVTAIAHLVSGPARERRAAQLRPAATPVRPVTVLATPAPEAAEAAATAPAEPVRVAP from the coding sequence ATGCGGACGGTACGGGGCTGGCTACGGGACACCACGGGCGGCCTGCCCAGGGCCTTCTGGTACCTCTGGACCGGCACCCTGATCAACCGGCTCGGCTCCTTCGTGCTGGTCTTCCTCGCCATCTACCTGACCCAGGCCCGGCACTTCTCGGCCGCGCAGGCCGGCCTGGTGATCGGGCTCTGGGGGGTCGGCGGCGCGGTCGGCACCACCGTCGGCGGCACCCTGGCGGACCGGTGGGGGCGTCGGCCCACCCTGCTCACCGCCCATCTGGGCGCGGCCACCATGATGCTCGGGCTCGGCCTGGCCCGGCCGCTCTGGACGGTGGCGCTGGGCGCGCTGCTGCTCGGCATGTTCGCCGAGGCGGCCCGCCCGGCGTTCGGCGCCATGATGATCGACGTGGTGCCGGAGAAGGACCGGTTGCGCGCCTTCTCGCTGAACTACTGGGCGATCAACCTGGGCTTCGCCTGCGCGGCGGTGCTCGCCGGGTTCGCCGCCCAGGCCGGCTACCTGCTGCTCTTCGTGGTCGACGCGGCCACCACGGTGATCACCGCGCTGATCATCTTCACCCGGGTGAAGGAGACCCGCTCCCCCGCCGCCGCCCCCTCGGTCAAGGACGCGGCTCCGGCCGGCGCGCTGCGGACCATCCTCACCGACCGGGTGTTCCTCGGCTTCGTGGCGCTCAACCTGCTCGCCGCGCTGGTCTTCCTCCAGCACATCTCGATGCTGCCGATCGCGATGGGCGACTCCGGCCTGAGCCCCGCCACGTACGGCTCGGTGATCGCGCTCAACGGGGTGCTTATCGTGATCGGGCAGCTCTTCGTACCCCGGCTGATCCGGGGCCGGAGCCGCTCGCACGTGCTCGCCCTCGCCGCGCTGGTGACCGGGGTCGGCTTCGGCCTCACCGCGTTCGCCGGGACGGCCTGGCTCTACGGCCTCACCGTGCTGATCTGGACCGTCGGCGAGATGCTCAACTCGCCCTCGAACGCCACCCTGATCGCCGAACTCTCCCCTGCCGCGCTGCGCGGCCGCTACCAGGGCGTCTTCTCTCTCTCCTGGCAGCTCGCCGGGGCGAGCGCGCCGGTCCTCGGCGGCCTGGTCCGGGAGCACGCGGGCAACACCCAGCTCTGGCTCGGCTGCGCCGCGCTCGGGGCGGTCACCGCGATTGCCCACCTGGTCTCCGGCCCGGCCCGCGAGCGACGGGCGGCCCAGCTCCGCCCGGCCGCCACCCCGGTCCGGCCGGTCACCGTGCTCGCCACCCCGGCCCCCGAGGCGGCCGAGGCCGCGGCGACCGCACCCGCCGAGCCGGTCCGCGTCGCCCCCTGA
- a CDS encoding MFS transporter, whose amino-acid sequence MHGLRRWWDGTAGGLPATFWYLWSGLLINRAGAFALLFLSLYLTAARGASAALAGLVVGAYGIGGAAGTLLGGVLADRWGRRSTLLAAHLGAAGLMVALAVSRDLTVIAALAALVGVAHSMPGPAFVAAIVDVVPEHRRARAFNLQFWAFNLGMAIASLLAGVLAEASYLALFLVDAAATLAAAGVIALKVPETLDRRTRSVTVAAAVGRRPGLHTALTDRVFLVFVGLTFLLAVLTMQTSTIMPLAMRADGLRPSAYGLVVALGGALIVVGQLFVPRLIAPYRKATVLAVSTGLMALGFGALAVADGLPLYLGAAVVWTVGQMLAAPPNAQINADLAPPELRARYQSVFYLTFPAASFVAPALGGLSLERLGSRHWLVVGALGLVAAVGHLLAGPSQERRVAALTGPRTVPSAHPDPRRNGRSHRTPGGGGRPSPP is encoded by the coding sequence TTGCACGGCCTGCGGCGCTGGTGGGACGGGACGGCCGGCGGGCTCCCCGCCACCTTCTGGTACCTCTGGTCCGGCCTCCTGATCAACCGGGCCGGCGCGTTCGCCCTGCTCTTCCTCTCGCTCTACCTGACCGCCGCCCGGGGCGCCTCGGCCGCGCTGGCCGGGCTCGTGGTCGGGGCGTACGGGATCGGGGGGGCGGCGGGCACGCTGCTCGGTGGGGTGCTCGCCGACCGGTGGGGCCGCCGGAGCACCCTGCTCGCCGCCCACCTAGGCGCGGCCGGGTTGATGGTGGCGCTGGCGGTCAGCCGGGACCTGACGGTGATCGCCGCGCTCGCCGCGCTGGTCGGGGTGGCGCACTCGATGCCCGGACCGGCCTTCGTGGCGGCGATCGTGGACGTGGTGCCCGAGCACCGCCGGGCCCGCGCGTTCAACCTCCAGTTCTGGGCGTTCAACCTGGGCATGGCGATCGCCTCGTTGCTGGCCGGGGTGCTGGCCGAGGCGAGCTACCTCGCGCTCTTCCTGGTCGACGCGGCGGCCACCCTGGCCGCGGCCGGAGTCATCGCGCTCAAGGTCCCCGAGACGCTCGACCGGCGCACCCGGTCGGTCACCGTCGCCGCCGCCGTGGGCCGGCGGCCGGGGCTGCACACCGCGCTGACCGACCGGGTCTTCCTGGTCTTCGTCGGGCTGACCTTCCTACTCGCCGTGCTCACCATGCAGACCTCGACGATCATGCCGCTGGCGATGCGCGCCGACGGCCTGCGTCCCTCCGCGTACGGGCTGGTGGTGGCGCTCGGCGGGGCGCTGATCGTGGTCGGGCAGCTCTTCGTGCCCCGACTGATCGCGCCCTACCGGAAGGCGACCGTGCTGGCGGTCTCCACCGGGCTGATGGCGCTCGGGTTCGGGGCGCTCGCGGTCGCCGACGGCCTGCCGCTCTACCTGGGCGCGGCGGTGGTGTGGACGGTCGGCCAGATGCTCGCCGCCCCACCGAACGCGCAGATCAACGCGGATCTCGCCCCGCCGGAGCTGCGGGCCCGCTACCAGTCGGTGTTCTACCTGACGTTCCCGGCGGCGTCGTTCGTGGCGCCGGCGCTCGGCGGGCTGAGCCTGGAGCGCCTCGGGTCCCGGCACTGGCTGGTGGTGGGGGCGCTGGGTCTGGTCGCGGCGGTCGGGCACCTGCTGGCCGGGCCGTCCCAGGAACGGCGGGTCGCCGCCCTGACCGGGCCCAGAACGGTGCCGAGCGCCCACCCCGACCCCCGTCGGAATGGGCGCTCGCACCGTACGCCCGGCGGCGGCGGGCGACCCTCACCCCCGTAA
- a CDS encoding type III secretion system chaperone family protein, which produces MSRRSEVAALIESVCAERELEWESTGELAYAVTLPGTHKLKTICNLIVGEHALRVEAFVMRQPDERREELWAWLLQRNARMYGVAFSIDTVGDVYLTGRVNLAGVDADELDRLLGSVLTYADESFDSMLEIGFGTSIRREWEWRVKRGESTANLAAFAHLFEPSAGATSKAGGSEPS; this is translated from the coding sequence ATGAGCCGCAGGAGTGAGGTCGCCGCGCTGATCGAGTCCGTCTGCGCGGAGCGCGAGCTGGAGTGGGAGTCCACCGGCGAGCTGGCGTACGCGGTCACCCTGCCCGGCACGCACAAGCTCAAGACGATCTGCAACCTGATCGTCGGCGAGCACGCGCTGCGGGTCGAGGCGTTCGTGATGCGCCAGCCGGACGAGCGCCGCGAGGAGCTCTGGGCCTGGCTGCTCCAGCGCAACGCCCGGATGTACGGGGTGGCCTTCTCCATCGACACCGTCGGTGACGTCTACCTGACCGGGCGGGTCAACCTGGCCGGGGTGGACGCGGACGAGCTCGACCGGCTGCTCGGCTCGGTGCTGACGTACGCCGACGAGTCGTTCGACAGCATGCTGGAGATCGGCTTCGGCACTTCCATCCGGCGGGAGTGGGAGTGGCGGGTCAAGCGGGGCGAGTCCACCGCCAACCTGGCCGCCTTCGCGCACCTCTTCGAGCCCTCGGCGGGCGCCACTTCGAAGGCCGGAGGTTCGGAGCCGTCCTGA